The proteins below are encoded in one region of Acidimicrobiia bacterium:
- a CDS encoding polysaccharide biosynthesis tyrosine autokinase, translated as MNPDPVAPPTVRDYFRILARRWWVVVLGIVVFAILALAYSFKGPTIYKASSEVRFSSNDSNNVATNAGSHANAGSADREVLSEVEVIKAVRFKNHILDLMHLEPKAIKQVNVSNVLNTNVLKITIGMAKKQAAVDVANEYAKVYVEQVGAQQAKLTKDQSASLKQQLDTANAALTKTATALQAEATRVTTLANAAIAAGRTGPTSSPTLEYLTAQYNAQETRLGPIQQQYDQVLVDSATSQPAVSQIADAVLPKKASQPQPVKYGIIGILIGLVLGLAGAFGFELLTDTVRSRQDVERFSRLPVLAMVPRRGQHEGGDRPIALANPAAPGAEAFRAARAGVQFLSMQAPMRRVLVAGLRANDHQDVAAANLAVTLAAAGSRVVLVDADLRGGQIHARFGLAAGTGLTSVLLGDTSLADALRPVEVPGGALRVLGTGPLPPNPADLVASDSLATVLGQLADGADFVVVSSSPLLPYNDALALARHADGVVIVATARRTRKRHLADGAAKLRRVGAPAIGVILDRGAAHGADEYEDTIESLHT; from the coding sequence ATGAACCCCGATCCCGTCGCTCCGCCGACGGTTCGCGACTACTTCCGCATCCTCGCCCGCCGGTGGTGGGTCGTGGTGCTGGGAATCGTGGTCTTCGCGATCCTGGCCCTCGCCTACTCGTTCAAGGGCCCGACGATCTACAAGGCGTCGTCGGAGGTCCGCTTCTCGTCCAACGACTCGAACAACGTCGCGACGAACGCGGGCAGCCACGCCAACGCCGGCAGCGCCGACCGCGAGGTGTTGAGCGAGGTCGAGGTCATCAAGGCGGTTCGCTTCAAGAACCACATCCTCGACCTGATGCATCTCGAGCCGAAGGCCATCAAGCAGGTCAACGTCAGCAACGTCCTCAACACGAACGTCCTGAAGATCACGATCGGGATGGCGAAGAAGCAGGCCGCCGTCGACGTCGCGAACGAGTACGCGAAGGTCTACGTCGAGCAGGTCGGCGCGCAGCAGGCGAAGCTGACGAAGGACCAGAGCGCGTCGCTCAAGCAGCAGCTCGACACCGCGAACGCCGCGCTCACCAAGACCGCGACCGCGCTGCAGGCCGAGGCGACGCGCGTCACGACCCTTGCCAACGCAGCGATCGCCGCGGGCAGGACCGGACCCACGTCCTCGCCGACGCTCGAGTACCTCACCGCGCAGTACAACGCGCAGGAGACGCGGCTCGGGCCGATCCAGCAGCAGTACGACCAAGTGCTCGTCGACAGCGCGACCTCGCAGCCGGCCGTGAGCCAGATCGCCGACGCGGTGCTGCCGAAGAAGGCGAGCCAGCCGCAGCCGGTCAAGTACGGGATCATCGGCATCCTCATCGGCCTCGTGCTCGGCCTCGCCGGCGCGTTCGGCTTCGAGCTCCTCACCGACACCGTGCGCAGCCGCCAAGACGTCGAGCGCTTCTCGCGTCTTCCCGTGCTCGCGATGGTTCCGCGCCGCGGACAGCACGAAGGCGGGGATCGTCCCATCGCGCTCGCCAATCCGGCGGCACCCGGCGCCGAGGCGTTCCGCGCCGCACGCGCGGGCGTGCAGTTCCTCTCGATGCAGGCCCCGATGCGGCGTGTCCTCGTCGCCGGTCTGCGCGCGAACGACCATCAGGACGTCGCCGCGGCGAACCTCGCGGTCACGCTCGCGGCGGCCGGATCACGAGTCGTACTCGTCGACGCCGACCTGCGCGGCGGCCAGATCCATGCCCGCTTCGGGCTCGCGGCCGGTACCGGTCTCACCTCGGTGCTCCTCGGTGACACCTCGCTCGCCGACGCGCTGCGTCCGGTCGAGGTTCCCGGCGGCGCGCTGCGCGTGCTCGGCACCGGACCGCTTCCGCCGAACCCGGCCGACCTCGTCGCCAGCGACTCCCTCGCAACGGTGCTCGGGCAGCTCGCCGACGGCGCCGACTTCGTCGTCGTGAGCTCGTCGCCGCTGCTCCCCTACAACGACGCGCTCGCGCTCGCCCGGCACGCCGACGGCGTCGTGATCGTCGCCACCGCACGGCGGACCCGGAAGCGCCACCTCGCCGACGGTGCCGCGAAGCTGCGGCGGGTCGGTGCACCGGCGATCGGCGTCATCCTCGACCGCGGTGCCGCGCACGGCGCCGACGAGTACGAGGACACGATCGAGAGCCTGCACACGTAA
- a CDS encoding glycosyltransferase: MTRDTPRVAIVHDYLTQRGGAERVVLALARAFPGAPIHTSFYEPDETFPEFAQYDVRTMPLNRVALLRRQHRLALPVLAPAFSRLRVDADVTVCSSTGWAHGADVRGRRVVYCHSPARWLWVKDQYVPPGSAWSKRAVLNAIERPLRRWDVRAARRADRYLVNSTLIRERVARAYGIDAEIVPPPFSLDADSPRHRPDGLPADIGDRMFVCVSRLLPYKNVRPVVDAFAGTPDRQLVVVGAGPEEAALRAVAGPNVAFTGTVGDAELAWLYAHARGLVAASFEDFGITPLEAAAFGVPVAALRWGGFLDTVREDDTGVFFDAPEAPLVRDALTRLLAHDWERDKLRAHAATFSEPRFASKLQSVVDEELARA, translated from the coding sequence ATGACGCGGGACACCCCCCGCGTCGCCATCGTTCACGACTACCTGACGCAGCGAGGCGGCGCCGAACGAGTGGTGCTCGCGCTGGCGCGCGCCTTCCCGGGCGCGCCGATCCACACGTCGTTCTACGAGCCCGACGAGACGTTCCCCGAGTTCGCGCAGTACGACGTGCGCACGATGCCGTTGAACCGGGTCGCGCTGCTGCGCCGGCAACATCGCCTCGCGTTGCCCGTGCTCGCGCCCGCGTTCTCGCGCCTGCGCGTCGACGCCGACGTCACCGTGTGCTCGTCGACCGGTTGGGCGCACGGCGCCGACGTGCGCGGCCGGCGGGTCGTCTACTGCCACTCGCCCGCGCGCTGGCTCTGGGTGAAGGACCAGTACGTGCCGCCCGGTAGCGCGTGGTCGAAGCGCGCGGTGCTGAACGCGATCGAGCGACCGTTGCGGCGCTGGGACGTGCGCGCCGCGCGCCGCGCCGACCGCTACCTCGTGAACTCGACGCTGATCCGCGAACGGGTTGCACGCGCGTACGGCATCGACGCGGAGATCGTGCCGCCGCCGTTCAGCCTCGATGCCGACTCGCCACGGCACCGGCCCGACGGATTGCCCGCCGACATCGGTGACCGCATGTTCGTCTGTGTCTCCCGTTTGCTGCCCTACAAGAACGTGCGCCCCGTGGTCGACGCGTTCGCGGGCACGCCCGATCGTCAGCTCGTCGTCGTGGGCGCGGGTCCCGAAGAGGCCGCGCTGCGCGCCGTCGCCGGGCCCAACGTCGCCTTCACCGGCACGGTCGGAGATGCCGAGCTCGCGTGGCTGTACGCGCACGCACGCGGGCTCGTCGCCGCGTCCTTCGAGGACTTCGGCATCACGCCGCTCGAGGCCGCGGCGTTCGGTGTGCCCGTCGCCGCGCTGCGTTGGGGGGGGTTCCTCGACACCGTGCGCGAAGACGACACCGGCGTCTTCTTCGATGCACCCGAGGCGCCGCTCGTGCGCGACGCGCTCACGCGGCTGCTCGCGCACGACTGGGAGCGCGACAAGCTGCGTGCGCACGCGGCGACGTTCTCCGAACCGCGCTTCGCGTCGAAGCTGCAGTCCGTCGTCGACGAAGAGCTCGCCCGCGCCTGA
- a CDS encoding O-antigen ligase family protein: protein MRFQRLLTYVLILSMALPLPAQFGGGKPPPLAASSSWGFTLFPFSLVLIPLLIAWMVDYTSRPSDIESERRRRVDPVLIALTALVVLSVVSCVLNHADYRAASMWLSLTGLYAFARYRMPRIIGREQLAVALACVLVGLALLSGVQVLTGRAVGAVATFFQKQVRTSQVYGGNGGGGLFKRVQGTFFSTDVFAMFLLYNAIWLIGVTRSVKGRLIAWSLGLCGVLIALTFSRGVWATSLVVVPLILLTFVRRRLMRLSRLLGFFLVLIVVAGLAFVLAAGTIFARLQATQVSTSAQTRDTANQVAICLIEVRPLWGVGANAMVVQQHIGNCDRFGNDIRAHNIYLQDWAEQGIFVLLAYLAVGLLMIREAVRKRRLDDVGARSMRTSVVFMVIAWLFFMLVYATANDYNVMPIWILLGGYSLTMLDTSRKVVEPLGRAAPFALSALRPPEYAHV, encoded by the coding sequence TTGCGCTTCCAACGCCTCCTGACGTACGTCCTGATCCTGTCGATGGCACTTCCGCTGCCCGCGCAGTTCGGAGGCGGCAAGCCGCCGCCCCTCGCGGCCTCGTCGTCGTGGGGCTTCACGCTGTTCCCGTTCTCGCTGGTGCTCATCCCGCTGCTGATCGCGTGGATGGTCGACTACACGTCCCGACCCTCCGACATCGAGTCCGAGCGACGGCGCCGCGTCGACCCCGTCCTGATCGCGCTGACCGCGCTCGTCGTCCTGTCGGTGGTCAGCTGCGTCCTCAACCATGCCGACTACCGCGCCGCGTCGATGTGGCTCTCGCTCACCGGTCTCTACGCGTTCGCGCGCTACCGGATGCCGCGCATCATCGGCCGTGAGCAGCTCGCGGTCGCGCTCGCCTGCGTGCTCGTCGGCCTCGCGCTCCTGAGCGGCGTGCAGGTGTTGACCGGCCGCGCCGTCGGCGCGGTCGCAACGTTCTTCCAGAAGCAGGTCCGCACCTCGCAGGTGTACGGCGGGAACGGCGGCGGCGGACTCTTCAAGCGCGTGCAGGGCACGTTCTTCTCGACCGACGTGTTCGCGATGTTCCTGCTCTACAACGCGATCTGGCTGATCGGTGTGACGCGTTCGGTCAAGGGACGACTGATCGCGTGGTCACTCGGCCTGTGCGGCGTCCTGATCGCGCTGACCTTCTCGCGCGGGGTCTGGGCCACGTCGCTCGTCGTCGTCCCGCTCATCCTGCTCACGTTCGTGCGCCGCCGGCTCATGCGACTGTCGCGACTGCTCGGCTTCTTCCTCGTGCTCATCGTCGTGGCCGGGCTCGCGTTCGTGCTCGCGGCGGGCACGATCTTCGCCCGGCTCCAGGCGACGCAGGTGTCGACGTCGGCGCAGACTCGCGACACCGCGAACCAGGTCGCGATCTGTCTCATCGAGGTGCGGCCGCTGTGGGGTGTCGGCGCCAACGCGATGGTCGTGCAGCAGCACATCGGCAACTGCGACCGGTTCGGCAACGACATCCGCGCCCACAACATCTACCTGCAGGACTGGGCCGAGCAGGGCATCTTCGTCCTGCTCGCGTACCTCGCGGTCGGGCTGCTGATGATCCGCGAAGCGGTCCGCAAGCGAAGGCTCGACGACGTCGGCGCGCGCTCGATGCGCACGTCGGTCGTGTTCATGGTCATCGCGTGGCTGTTCTTCATGCTCGTGTACGCGACCGCGAACGACTACAACGTGATGCCGATCTGGATCCTCCTCGGTGGGTACAGCTTGACGATGCTCGACACCAGCCGGAAGGTCGTCGAACCGCTGGGCCGCGCCGCGCCGTTCGCGTTGTCGGCGCTGCGACCACCCGAGTACGCGCACGTATGA
- a CDS encoding sulfotransferase, translating to MPQPVVVHIGFHKTATTWLQHEVFPHHPHLRSYVEGHPWDDPFLRCIVADSDRRYDPVRARAEYEAGLARLGELAPDDVIVISAERLSGHAASGGYDTVRIARRLHEVLPEARVVMVVRSQVDMIESEYRQLVGEGHRGRLGSLWTSGAWKRVQFDLEHYEYDALVREYHRLFGAERVAVFTYELLAADRERFLDRLADFFGVDSFKLDQVSTRDVHPGLPNRGIGLLRLLNHFRRTELNPFPTVDLGVWWRGPIVAVGRRLPKRTHLVPRSKRAELAQRYQDSNQRLAALLPDEDLGPFLQRLAKSVA from the coding sequence ATGCCGCAGCCCGTGGTCGTGCACATCGGCTTCCACAAGACCGCGACGACCTGGCTCCAGCACGAGGTCTTCCCGCACCACCCGCACCTGCGGTCCTACGTCGAGGGCCACCCCTGGGACGACCCGTTCCTGCGCTGCATCGTCGCCGACTCCGACCGGCGCTACGACCCCGTCCGGGCCCGGGCGGAGTACGAGGCCGGCCTGGCCCGGCTCGGTGAGCTCGCTCCCGACGACGTCATCGTGATCTCGGCCGAGCGGTTGTCGGGGCATGCGGCGAGCGGCGGCTACGACACCGTCCGCATCGCGCGCCGGCTCCACGAGGTCCTGCCCGAGGCCCGCGTCGTCATGGTCGTCCGGAGCCAGGTCGACATGATCGAGTCCGAGTACCGGCAGCTCGTCGGAGAGGGCCATCGCGGCCGGCTGGGTTCGCTGTGGACGTCGGGCGCGTGGAAGCGCGTCCAGTTCGACCTCGAGCACTACGAGTACGACGCGCTCGTGCGCGAGTACCACCGGCTCTTCGGCGCCGAGCGCGTCGCCGTCTTCACCTACGAGCTGCTCGCGGCCGACCGTGAGCGCTTCCTCGACCGGCTCGCCGACTTCTTCGGTGTCGATTCGTTCAAGCTCGACCAGGTGAGCACGCGCGACGTGCACCCCGGTCTGCCGAACCGCGGCATCGGTCTGCTGCGGTTGCTGAACCACTTCCGGCGGACCGAGCTCAACCCCTTCCCCACCGTCGACCTCGGCGTGTGGTGGCGCGGCCCGATCGTCGCGGTCGGTCGCCGGCTACCGAAGCGCACGCATCTCGTGCCGCGCAGCAAGCGCGCGGAGCTCGCGCAGCGCTACCAGGACTCGAACCAGCGGCTCGCCGCGCTGCTCCCGGACGAGGACCTCGGCCCCTTCCTCCAACGCCTCGCGAAATCGGTCGCCTGA
- a CDS encoding oligosaccharide flippase family protein has protein sequence MAPVPPPPATAPTPVPVPPPAPLAQPQVQAEQNGGNGGRRPPKGGLLDRLARGSAWTLTTRLAAMISIFLTTTLAARVLHGDDGYSFGIYTLATSIIMTAAIIAHFGLPRTVVRLVAEAMARDEPGVAKGTVQRINRLNIGGGIAVTGVLLFGGGAFLAHHVFKPSSAHGLELVMVMLAVWSATEGIRYTASEAFRGFHDIKSASIYGDAMRSVLMALAFLFIFIFMRHTTLRIAVAVSLGASAVTMVLAIFFLWRHTSAIRVRVKPVATAAIIAIALPLTLTDLTGMIVTSGDNFIVGIFRSAPDVGIYGAASRLSTLLSLPLFVMNGVVAPMIAELWTKGKKKQLETFLRGATTLATIPSLAGLIAFVFAGGWIMQVAFGSHRFHRGGIILVILAAGLVIDVAAGSCTFALIMTGHHRLVAIAAGITLVVTIGGEIIGAHIAGMTGIAVASAGATVLQNLLLTGFAKQRLGIWTQATLSPRKVLAFLKMRD, from the coding sequence GTGGCACCGGTACCGCCGCCGCCCGCGACCGCGCCGACTCCCGTGCCGGTGCCGCCGCCCGCACCCCTCGCGCAGCCGCAGGTGCAGGCCGAGCAGAACGGCGGGAATGGCGGGCGCCGCCCGCCCAAGGGCGGCCTCCTGGACCGCCTCGCGCGCGGCTCTGCCTGGACCCTGACCACGCGCCTCGCCGCGATGATCAGCATCTTCCTCACGACGACGCTCGCGGCGCGCGTGCTGCACGGCGACGACGGCTACTCGTTCGGCATCTACACGCTCGCGACGAGCATCATCATGACCGCCGCGATCATTGCCCACTTCGGCCTGCCGCGGACCGTCGTCCGGCTCGTCGCAGAGGCGATGGCGCGCGACGAGCCCGGGGTCGCGAAAGGCACGGTCCAGCGCATCAACCGCCTCAACATCGGCGGTGGGATCGCCGTCACCGGCGTCCTGTTGTTCGGCGGTGGCGCGTTCCTTGCGCACCACGTCTTCAAGCCGTCGTCGGCGCACGGCCTCGAGCTCGTGATGGTGATGCTCGCGGTGTGGTCGGCGACGGAAGGCATCCGCTACACCGCGTCCGAGGCGTTCCGCGGCTTCCACGACATCAAGAGCGCGTCGATCTACGGCGACGCGATGCGCAGCGTGCTCATGGCGCTGGCGTTCCTCTTCATCTTCATCTTCATGCGCCACACGACCCTGCGCATCGCCGTCGCGGTCTCGCTCGGCGCGAGCGCGGTGACGATGGTGCTCGCGATCTTCTTCCTGTGGCGCCACACGAGCGCGATCCGCGTGCGCGTGAAGCCCGTCGCGACGGCCGCGATCATCGCGATCGCGCTCCCGCTCACGCTGACCGACCTCACGGGCATGATCGTGACGTCGGGCGACAACTTCATCGTCGGCATCTTCCGATCGGCGCCCGATGTCGGCATCTACGGCGCCGCCAGCCGCCTCTCGACCCTGCTCTCGCTGCCGCTGTTCGTGATGAACGGCGTCGTCGCGCCGATGATCGCCGAGCTCTGGACGAAGGGGAAGAAGAAGCAGCTCGAGACGTTCCTGCGCGGCGCGACCACGCTCGCGACGATTCCGTCGCTCGCCGGCTTGATCGCGTTCGTCTTCGCGGGCGGATGGATCATGCAGGTCGCGTTCGGCAGCCACCGCTTCCACCGCGGCGGCATCATCCTCGTGATCCTCGCGGCCGGGCTCGTCATCGACGTCGCCGCGGGTTCGTGCACCTTCGCGTTGATCATGACCGGCCACCACCGGCTCGTCGCGATCGCCGCGGGCATCACGCTCGTCGTGACGATCGGCGGCGAGATCATCGGTGCGCACATCGCCGGCATGACCGGCATCGCAGTCGCGTCCGCGGGCGCGACCGTGTTGCAGAACCTGCTGCTCACCGGGTTCGCGAAGCAACGACTCGGAATCTGGACCCAAGCCACGCTCTCGCCCCGCAAGGTGCTCGCGTTCCTGAAGATGCGCGACTAG
- a CDS encoding glycosyltransferase, with the protein MAAVLRARHRVHRASDQPEPDEGPDEAARALSTVSLGVPLYRPNPAHLTRLVDSFAQQKHPDLDVVMVDDASPGLDDRALDALLAPFRDRATAAGFALTWTRNDTNLGMVGNWNRAVCAGSGELAMCVSQDDELGPGMLAAYEAELADPGVALVSSAEEFIDEDGRPLPRRLNVGHRHHVFVERDRYVLDHAELVRLSLRNGQSFGEPSAVMFRRSVFDAIGGYDASFEHAADVDFNLRASTYGRAVYLRRPYLRRRWHTGGLTRTNLGSGAVARDRLRLYDRYRDTAGLTEHDRAEARVALASHSVYDAVRAARAQQWPVVREALGNLRVGVRAPLGDHVAHLTEIVTRKNKDRR; encoded by the coding sequence ATCGCTGCTGTTCTGCGCGCGAGGCATCGCGTACATCGCGCATCGGATCAACCCGAACCGGATGAAGGACCCGACGAAGCGGCGCGCGCGCTGAGCACCGTCAGTCTCGGCGTCCCGCTCTACCGTCCGAACCCCGCGCATCTGACGCGCTTGGTCGACTCGTTCGCGCAACAGAAGCACCCCGATCTCGACGTCGTGATGGTGGACGACGCGTCGCCGGGGCTCGACGACCGCGCGCTCGACGCGCTGCTCGCGCCCTTCCGCGACCGCGCGACGGCCGCGGGCTTCGCGCTCACGTGGACGCGCAACGACACCAACCTCGGCATGGTCGGGAACTGGAACCGTGCGGTCTGCGCGGGAAGCGGCGAGCTCGCGATGTGTGTCTCGCAGGACGACGAGCTCGGCCCGGGCATGCTCGCCGCGTACGAAGCGGAGCTCGCCGATCCCGGCGTCGCGCTCGTGTCGAGCGCGGAGGAGTTCATCGACGAGGACGGACGCCCGCTGCCGCGTCGCCTGAACGTGGGTCACCGCCACCACGTGTTCGTCGAGCGGGACCGGTACGTGCTCGACCACGCGGAGCTCGTGCGCCTGTCGTTGCGCAACGGCCAGAGCTTCGGCGAACCGTCGGCCGTGATGTTCCGCCGCTCGGTGTTCGACGCGATCGGCGGCTACGACGCGAGCTTCGAGCACGCGGCCGACGTCGACTTCAACCTGCGCGCGTCGACGTACGGACGCGCCGTCTACCTGCGCCGCCCCTACCTGCGCCGCCGCTGGCACACCGGCGGCCTCACGCGCACCAACCTCGGGTCCGGTGCGGTCGCGCGGGACCGGCTCCGGCTCTACGACCGATACCGCGACACCGCGGGGCTCACCGAGCACGACCGGGCCGAGGCGCGCGTCGCCCTGGCGTCACATTCGGTCTACGACGCGGTGCGTGCGGCACGCGCGCAGCAGTGGCCGGTCGTGCGCGAGGCGCTCGGCAACCTGCGCGTCGGCGTACGGGCGCCGCTCGGCGACCACGTCGCGCACCTCACGGAGATCGTCACCCGCAAGAACAAGGACCGGCGTTGA
- a CDS encoding 2OG-Fe(II) oxygenase, with product MKIRSFSDTDVVRLHGEFTGAKPFPHVVIDDFLVGEREEAERFPAPDWPGWRRYEGSEYQPEKMICDSIEKIPEDFARIIREMCDPTFLTMLEEITGIPKIIPDPYLNGGGLHSSGPGGILKPHSDFHNYERLGLFRRLNALVYMNPDWTADDGGSLQLWGDANATQVARSVVPEFGTCVIFQTDFDSVHGFTDPVKGPRYRNSIALYYYTAAEAGKYSGDTTTYWRQHEQRHGLAALRVRAYRSLLFCARGIAYIAHRINPNRMKDPTKRRAR from the coding sequence ATGAAGATCCGTAGCTTCTCGGACACCGACGTCGTGCGACTGCACGGCGAGTTCACGGGCGCAAAGCCGTTCCCGCACGTAGTGATCGACGATTTCCTCGTCGGTGAACGCGAGGAGGCGGAGCGCTTCCCGGCCCCCGACTGGCCGGGCTGGCGTCGCTACGAGGGCAGCGAATACCAGCCCGAGAAGATGATCTGCGACAGCATCGAGAAGATCCCCGAGGACTTCGCACGGATCATTCGCGAGATGTGCGACCCGACGTTCCTCACGATGCTCGAGGAGATCACCGGCATCCCGAAGATCATCCCGGACCCGTATCTGAACGGCGGAGGACTGCACTCGAGCGGGCCCGGCGGGATTCTCAAGCCGCACTCCGACTTCCACAACTACGAGCGCCTCGGCCTGTTCCGCCGGCTCAACGCGCTCGTCTACATGAACCCGGACTGGACCGCCGACGACGGCGGTTCGCTCCAACTCTGGGGCGACGCCAACGCCACACAGGTCGCGCGGAGCGTCGTGCCCGAGTTCGGCACGTGCGTCATCTTCCAGACCGACTTCGACTCCGTGCACGGCTTCACCGATCCGGTGAAGGGCCCGCGGTATCGCAACTCGATCGCGCTCTACTACTACACGGCCGCGGAGGCCGGGAAGTACAGCGGCGACACCACGACGTACTGGCGCCAGCACGAGCAGCGGCACGGACTCGCGGCGCTGCGCGTGCGCGCGTACCGATCGCTGCTGTTCTGCGCGCGAGGCATCGCGTACATCGCGCATCGGATCAACCCGAACCGGATGAAGGACCCGACGAAGCGGCGCGCGCGCTGA